The genomic DNA GCGAACCGGCCGCTATCTGGCGCGGGAACGCGAAGGCATCGCGCCTTCCATTTTTCACAACACGTGGTCCGCTCCCGCCATGGCCCGAATCGGAGGCCGCGACCGCATCCTCTTTTGTGGTGGCAACGGGATTGTTTACGCGTTCGAGCCGCTCGATCGCGAGCCCGTCCCCGGCGAAGTGGCCACCCTCAAGAAGCTCTGGCAGTTCGATATCGATCCCACCGCGCCCAAGACCGAGGTTCATCGCTTCAACCAAAACCGAAGCGAGGGACCCAGCACCATCTTCGCCATGCCTGTGATTCACCAAGGCCGCCTCTACGTCGCGGGCGGCGGGGACACTTGGTGGGGGAAGAACGAATCCTGGCTCTTTTGCATCGACCCCTCGGGTTCCGGGGATGTGACTCGCCAGAATCTTATCTGGCGCGCGCCGCTGGGCTATCATGTCATGTCCACGCCGGCCGTCGCCGAAGGCCTCGTCTTCATCGCGGACACTACCCGGACCGTGCATTGCTTCGACGCCGAGACCGGCGCGCCGCTTTGGAAGCACGAGGCCAAAGGGGACTTCTGGGGTTCGCCCCTGGTGGCGGACGGCAAAGTCTATATCGGCTCGCGACGAGGCGATTTTTGGATCTTCAAAGCGAGCCGGGATAAGGAAATCCTATCGCAAATCGACCTCGGAGCTCCCATGAGCGCCACCCCCACCGCGGCCCGTGGCACGCTCTATGTCGCGACCATGTTCGAACTCTTCGCGGTCGCCAAGGACCCCAAAAAATAACGATTTTACCGTCCGATCACCCGTCGACACCGGTCGGCTCGGCCTCGGCACGACGACCCCGACCGGAGCCATTCGACCGGATCTCCGGAATCAGCAAGAGGCTCGCGAGCACGATCATGATGGAAGCCACCCAGCTCAAGGAGGACAGCGAAAACACGCCGCTGGCGTGAAACGCGACCAAAGGCGCCACCACCCCTCGCAGCCCCGTGAAAAACGTGTGGGCGGACATGTAGTCGGCCACCCGGTCGGGCGGGGAGATCTTGGTCACCCACAGGCCCCAGGCTACGTCACCTCCCGCATTCGAGATTCCAAAAACCACCGCGCCCAGGAGCAGACCCCACACGTCCTGACTCGCGAAAAAGGCGAGAATCCCCACCGCAAACCCCGCGTTCAACACCGCGCGCAAGAGGAAGAAGTTCATCCGATCGAAGAGCCAGCCCCACACCGGGCTCATGAAGAGCCGCGCCGCGTTGGGAATCACCCCCGCCAGCATGGCCACTTCCGGCACCGTCAACCCGAGCCCGTGCTTCGGATTCGCCAGATACTCCACCCGCAATGGCAGCATCATGAGATTCGCGAATCCCATCAGCATCCAACAGATCAACGTCCGCCGAAACACCGCGTCGTTCACCACGTAACGCATCGCGCGAAAAGGATCAATCTCACCCGTCCGCGTCAACGGACGTGAGGGCATCCGCGAGAAACACCATGCGCTCACCCCAAAAGCACCCGCGAAAATCAAAAGCAGCCAGCGCGAAAATCCCAGGTCGTTCCCCAACAGCCGGCCCGCGACTTCGCTGAAGACCACGGCGGTGGCAATGCGCAGCATCACCGTCCTGGAAAAGAGTCTTCCCCGGCGCTCCTGCGGATAATTGTCCTGGTAAATCTGGGTCTGCAGCGGCACGACCGCCGACCAGCAGGCCATGCTCGCCACGCAAACAGGCACATATAACCAGGGGGCAGGGCAGGCTGCCGCGAGCAAAAACCCTCCCATGCCCAGCGCTGACGCCGCCATCGCCACGCGCGCCGTTCTCCAACCCGCGTGCTCGACCCACGTCACCACAAGCGGACTCAGCAGAAACCCGAAACTCGTGCCCGCTGCCACCAATCCCTTGGCCGTGGAATCCAAATGATGCACCCGCACCGCGATGAGGAGCAGAAAGGTCAGGGAAGCCGTTTCCAAAACCCCGCTGGCCACCGCCCGGCCTTGTTCCAGCCGGAAGGTGGATTTTTCAAACCTCGATTGATCAGCCATCGCGGCGAAATCAAACGGCTCTCCCCTCGGACGAGCAAAACAAAAACATCGCCATCCACCGGAGATGCCTCCCCGGCCAGAATCGATTCGCCTTCGGTCCGAAACGCGTCGTGATGGAATGCTTGATCCAGCGACCCCGTGAGTGAGACGGGCTTCGGATGCTTTCTCTCCGTGTCTCTGTGCCTCCGGGAGAACCTTCCATCTTCTGGAACCATTCCGGTCAACCGGTTCAGGACTTCGCGATGATCTCGACCATCGCGCTTCCGCTTTGCCGGTTCGAGATCACGCTGGTTTCCAATGCGCCTCGTTGCGGCTTGGGAGCGAGGCCTTTTGCTTTTCCTCGCGCAGAGGCCGCAAAGGACGCAGAGAGAACGTCGAGGGCAATCTGAACGGTTGCTCCTTCGATCGGCATGGGGGCCGTGCGCAAGCTCGACTCTTCTGGAAAGGCATGACTGAGATCATCCTGGTACGAGCCACGTGCCGGCAAGGCGATCCCGGATCGTGCGTCCGGGGTCAATCACCCGGTAAGCGATTCCGCCCACCACGCAGAGGACAAACATCCAGACCGGCCAAATGCTGTCCGTGATGTGCCCCAAGAGCAACATGAGCCAGAAGGGCAGCCACGCCAGCAGACAACGCAGGAACGTGCGCCAGCGCGATGCGGGCAAACCCGTCCGAGTGACGATCTCAATCTTAAGCAGCCGATAGCCCAGACCCCTACGCAAAAAGAGCGACGCCGCCAGGCTCGGAATGGAGAATGAACCCAGGGTCAAGAGGGCCGGGTTCAGGTCCAGCTGAAGACCCCGCATCAGCTTCGAACCCGCCATCATCGAGATCAGGCCGCTCGACATCAACGCGATCATGATGCTCAGGTACATCAACCCGCGCCGCTGGGCGTCCGAAACGACGGCCGATTTCTCCAGCAGCGGACGGTGTTGGGAAAGCACGGATTGAAGGTCTTAGGCCTCAGGTAAGGACTGCAGGAAATCGCGCGCGGACATCGACAGCGGGATTTCCGGGACACGGTTGGATATCCCTACCGAATGCTCGCTGCCCGCCAATGCGGCGCAAGCGACCAGGCCGAGGAATCGTTGCACGTCCTCCCCCTGGCTGACTCCTTCAGCGGATGGAACGGAGGGAGAGCGTTGGGTGGCAGCTACGCCAGAAGGTGAACCGGAGGCTGCACTGCCTGGCGCGGGGAAATCGAGCAGCTTGGCGCGGCCATCGGTCGTAATCCAAACACGTTCCAATGCGGGTGGATTCAGCCATGAGCCGTCCCGGCGGGCAGCATCGAGTTCCTCGGCCAAATCATGGATCCAGAAGCGAACGGACGCCCAGGTCTGTGGTGTTTTGAGCAAGTGGACCAGGGGTTGTCCCTCAACGGCCTCGTAGGCATCCCAACACTCGGTGGCAGAACGCTGGCTCGCCAGCCAATGAAGCCGGCCCTTGCGTGTGAGGTCGCGCACTGGGGCGGGAAGGGGCGCGGAGCCAAGCGGCTGTTTGCGAATCCATACTTTACGCAACAAACGGGCGTCGTAGCCGAGCAGGATTTCCTCACCACCACGGCGCGCCAGCGAATCCAGTACGTGGAACGGCCCGACACTCGGTGCCTCGCCTCCCCGGGGAAAGAAATCGTCCCGCGGAATGAGTTGCGAGCGACGTTCGTAGGCGGCCCGTTGGACGACACGCGTGCCGGTGAGAAGGTCGTGCACGGCGGCAAAGCCATTGTGGCGTCGGGCGGTGACGAAAAACAGGGCTAATAAACCATAGGAGACGAAAAGTCCGGCGCTCTGCACCTGTGGGTTGAGGTCGACGCTCTTCCCGGCTAGCGCCCAAGCCCAAAGCGGAAGGCACCGGACGAATACCACCATCGAAGCGCGAGCGAATGCCCGGGGGCAGCCCGGCCGGTTGCGATTCGATCCGATCACCCGAAGCCCGCAAAGATACTTGCCAAGGGCGGCGCCCCAAATGCCCTCGAATAGGGTGAAGTAGAGCACTCTGATCACGAACGGCGCTGCTGCCAAAAACCCCATCATCTCGGGTGAACTCACCCCGCTGGTGAGTGTGGGATCGACTCCCTGAACGCGTGCGAACATATGGGTGGCCACCATGGCCAAACCGCCCAACAGGAATCCGTCAATGATGCCGGCCAGGGAACGCAGCCTCAGCGGTGCCGGGGAAGGTTCAGCCGAGCCGAACGGCAGCAGTGCTTGATGGAGCTCCTTGTAGTCCTTAAAACGTTGCGCCGGTTGCTTGGCCAGACACCGCACCACGAGCGCCGCAAGTTCTTCGGGGAGTTCGGGCCGCACCGACCTTGGGGAAGGCGCCGGCTTTTCCAGCACCGTGGCCACCAGGCTGACCATGTTCTCCGAGTGAAACGGTGTCTTGCCCGTCAGCAGGAAATAGAGCGTCACACCAACCGAATAGATGTCCGAACGGACATCCAACTCATCGCCACGCAGTTGTTCTGGCGAGGCATAGGCTGGCGTCCCCATCATCGCGCCAGCCAGCGTCAGGTTTGTTGGGTCCCGCGCCCAAGTGGAAACAGTGAGGCCAAAATCGCCCACCTTGACCGTCCCATCCGCCTCTACAAAGCAGTTCGACGGCTTCACGTCGCGATGCAAGACACCCTTGTTCGCCGCCGCTTCGAGCCCGGCGATGACTTGCAAGATCGTGTCCACCGCTTCGCCGACCGGCATCGGACCCTGACGCGTGACACGTTCCGTCAGGGTGCCCCCTGACACGTACTCCATGGTGATGACCGGTGTATCGCCGATGGTTTCGGTGCCGAAAATAGAGACGCTGTTCGGATGGTTGATCGAGGCCGCGAGCCGGCCCTCGCGGAGGAAGCGCTGGCGTGCGGAAGGCGAGTCCGGCGCGTGGCTCAACACCTTCAAGGCGACGCGACGTCCGCTTTCGGCTTGCTCGGCTTCGAACACCGAGCCCATTCCGCCCCGGCCCAGCAGGCGGACAATGCGATAGCCTCCAAACGAAGTTTCGGGCACCGGCTCCGGCGACGGCTGCGAGGACGCCGTCCGATCGGCGTCAGCCGGATCGGTCAAGACCGTGCTCTTGAACAAGCACTGCGGGCACAATCCTTCCGCGGCGTCGATCGGGACGGAGCCGCCGCGTTTTTGCGCGCGCGCCTTGTCCCATTCATTGGCCAGAAACCGCTTCAACGCCAGCAGGAGGAAGGAGCGGAACCGGCCCTTCTCCCGGCTGGCGCCGGCGAAGTAATTCCTCTCAATGCAGACCGCGAAGAAAGACTGGACCAGATCCTGCGCGTCGTGCGGCGATCGCCCGAGTCGGCGGACGAAGGCGTAGAGCGGATACCAATAGGCTTGGCAGAGATTTTCCAGTGCCGCCGCCGCATGCGTTGAAGAGTTGTGACCCGCCGCGACCACGACACTCCAGTGGGTCGTCGTAAACTGAGGCCGATGCCGCGTCGAGTTCGGCGAATCCGGCTCGGAAGAATGCATGATGGGAACCTCGCCAAGCGGCGCCGCGACTTACTTCAGCTCCCAGACTTCCTTGCCCGTGGCCAAATCCCAAACCCGCAACGCACCATCTTCCCCTCCTCCCGCCGCCCATCGTCCGTCCGACGACAACCCCAAGGCGTACATGAAATCATAACGGCGCCCCAATGCCCGCACCGTTTCCCCGGTCTCCTTCATGAGCAACACTTGACCGTCCCCTGCCGCTGCGACCAACTGAGCGCTCCAGGGAACAAAACCCAGGGACGTCACCTCTTTCCCAAAGCCTTCAAGATTCTTCTTCCGTTCCCCGGAGACAGCGTCCCATACCTTGACCATGTTGTCCGCCCCCGCGCTGGCCAGCATCCGGTTGCCAGGCTTCCACGAGACGCCCTGAACATGATGGGTGTGTCCCTCGAACGACTTGACGACTTCCCACGTCTCCGTGTTGACCATCCTGACAAATCGATCGCTGCCCGAGGTCAAAAGCGATTTTCCATCCTCGCTGAAGGCAAGTCCCAGCACCGTGTCGCTGTGCAGTTTGGTCAAAGGCCCGGTCGTTTGAAACTGCGGCAGCCGCCAAACCCAAAGTTCCCCCCCGCGCGACGGCTCACCCGCTCCCGCCACCAGGCTCCGACCGTCCGGACTGAATCGCAAAACGTTGACCCGATCCGAGATGCGGTGATCGAGCGACGCCTTCTTGCCCGTGGAGCTGGTGCCCTTCAACGTTCGGTCGAGCGTCCAATCCATCGGCTCCCGCCGGATCGACCATCGGCCTCGGCCCTCGCTCCACACCGCCAGGCCCGGATGCGAAAGATCCGCCACCAGTGCTCCCGTTCGGCTTTCGTCATTCTCGGCGACGTTTTGATGACCACGAGCCTTGGAATCCGATGACGTTCCACCTCCGGCCTCTCTTTCCCCAACAGGGTCCGGAGCGAATGCCTTGCCGTCCTCGACTCGCCAGCGAGCGCGGCGCCCATCGCGCGCCATGGCGGTCAAGACTTTCCCGCCTCGTTCGAACTCAAAATGGCTCCAGTTCACGGCCGACTGTTGCCAAATCCGTTCCCGTTCAATCTTCAATTTTTCCGCGGCCACTTTGCGATTCTCAGCCTGGGTGACGAGCTCCTTCGCCTTGCCCACGGCTTCTTGAGCCTTGGCCTCGGCTTTTCCGGAGAGTTCCACTTCCTCTTCCCCCCGGACTTTATCCTCGCTGGCCTTCTTGAAATCGGCTTCCGCTTTGGCGAGCGCGTTCGAAGCAGCCGTCCACTTCTCCTGGATCTGCTTGAACTCCGCCAGTGCTTCCTTCGTCACGCGGTCCACCATCGATTTTAAATCATTCTCTGGCACTCTCGCTCCCACCACCCCTTTCGCGGTTCCCAAAAACTGCGTGAAAAGATTGGTCGCGCCTTTCAGTTGATGGTCCCTCGCTTCAAATGCCAGCCGGGCCTCGTTCCCCGCCTTGGTCGCCGTTTCGCGCGCCTTGTCCAACTCCTCAGCCTTTTTGCTCAACCCCGGCATCGCTTCCTGGGCCTTCTTCCTGCGTGAAGACTCCTCCTCCAGCTCTTTGTTGACCTTGTTCAACGCGGCTTTGAAATAGTCCACATCCCCCGCAAAAAACGTCGCCCTCCGATCGGCATCCTCCGCTTGCAATCCGAGCGAGGGGTCGAATTTGAGCTCCTGCGCCGGCTTGGCCGCTCCGAGTTCTCCCAACTTCAATACCCCGTCAGCGCCGAGCGCCGCCACGTGCCGCCCGGAATCCGCCATTTCGACTCGAATCCCTCCCCGGGGCAAAGTCCAACCTCCCGCTAATTCCGCGGATCCCTGTTTCACCCACTTCAAAGTTCCATCGAGAAACGCGGCGACACCGCCCTTCTCCGCGAGTTCTGGAGCTCCGAGCCCCGAGATTTGAGTGATATCCACCCGCCAGCTCCCTTTCACCTGGGACGTTTCCGCTCCGATTTCCAACCACTCCAGTTTTCCTGACTCGAAGACTCTTAAAGCGATCGTGGCTTTCGAGTTGAAATCCGCCTGGATGACCTTTCCCTTCTCACCGGACTCACCTAAGGACCGCCGTTGACCTGACTGAAGTTCCCAGCTCCAGACACCCCCGTTTTCATCCAAGCCGGCCACCGACTCTCCTCCAGCCCGCCATCCGAGAGCCCGCCATCGGGGTCCCTTCGTCGAGAGACGGCGCAAGGTTTTCCCGGTTTTTATGTCCTGGATCCCCAACTCGCCCTGCTCTCCAGCCCAAGCGAGTTTTGTCCCGCTGCCATCGAGTCTGGCTACCGTGACTTTCCCCGTATCGACGCGGAGCTCTTGCGCCTGGGGAGCGCCCGATCCGCGCTTCCAAATCTTCACTTCCTGAAAGCTTCCACTCGCCAAAGTCTGTCCGTCCGGACTCAAAGCCAGCGCCTGAACGAAATCTTGATGTGCGCCCTGACTCAGCAAGGGATCGACGCATTCCGCGATCTCCCGCCCACCCACCAGGTCATACCAGTGAATGCGCCCCCCGCGCGCCGCCGCCGCCAGGCTCCCGTCCGCATTGACGGCCACGGCGTAAATCGAACGCAACGAATCCGGCAAGGTTCCCAATTTGATCTCGGTCACCCCGCCGGATCCCGCCTTCGCCCCCTGCGCGATCCACAGCTCCATCAAGCCCAGTTGCTCCGGCGTCAGGTTTGGCGCGTTCGCTTTGTTGTCCCGGGGCGGCATGATGGGACGCTTCTGATGAGAGGCCAGTTGCAGGAGCAAACTCTTGCCGGGTTGTTTCGGCACCACCGCCGGCCCGCTCTCGCCCCCTTTCAATAGACTTTCAACGGATTCCAAGACCAACTCGCCTTTGCTGTTCGATTTCGAATGGCAGGCGAGGCAGCTCCCTTTCAACAGGGGAACGATCTCTTTATTGAAATCGACAGGCTGCGAACGTTTGACGGAGGCAATGGAAATCGCCTTGCGCTCCGGAGCGGACTCGGCGCCATCCACTCGCGCGCACGCCAGGACCACTCCGAACACCGCGAACCATCCACGCAATGCACTCATGGCAACACCTTCAGTCGCACGCCGCCGCTCCAGGCCCGCACCGTTTGGTCCTGCGGTTTGATGGATTCCCGCCATCGTTTGATGTCCGCGGCCAGTTTTTCTTTCCGTCCCTCGAATTCTTTGACTTTGGCCTTCTTCGCGTCGGCCTCCTTGGCCTCCGCCTTGGCGAC from Verrucomicrobiota bacterium includes the following:
- a CDS encoding MFS transporter, giving the protein MADQSRFEKSTFRLEQGRAVASGVLETASLTFLLLIAVRVHHLDSTAKGLVAAGTSFGFLLSPLVVTWVEHAGWRTARVAMAASALGMGGFLLAAACPAPWLYVPVCVASMACWSAVVPLQTQIYQDNYPQERRGRLFSRTVMLRIATAVVFSEVAGRLLGNDLGFSRWLLLIFAGAFGVSAWCFSRMPSRPLTRTGEIDPFRAMRYVVNDAVFRRTLICWMLMGFANLMMLPLRVEYLANPKHGLGLTVPEVAMLAGVIPNAARLFMSPVWGWLFDRMNFFLLRAVLNAGFAVGILAFFASQDVWGLLLGAVVFGISNAGGDVAWGLWVTKISPPDRVADYMSAHTFFTGLRGVVAPLVAFHASGVFSLSSLSWVASIMIVLASLLLIPEIRSNGSGRGRRAEAEPTGVDG